Proteins found in one Sporosarcina jeotgali genomic segment:
- the purM gene encoding phosphoribosylformylglycinamidine cyclo-ligase: protein MSNAYKSAGVDIEAGYEAVSRMKKHVQKTMRPQVLSGLGGFGGMFDLSQLNLREPVLVSGTDGVGTKLLLAMMLDQHESIGIDCVAMCVNDIIVQGAEPLYFLDYIACGKAAPEKIESIVKGVSDGCGQAGCALIGGETAEMPGLYNEEEYDLAGFTVGACEKKDLITGKNIQAGDCMIGLASSGIHSNGYSLVRKILLEDAELDLSEFMPELGCKLGEELLKPTKIYVKSILAALKEFEIKGMAHITGGGFIENLPRMMPGDLGVEIQSGSWEIHPIFRLIEETGNIPREDMYNIFNMGIGMALAVNEASADELVAFFERHGEQAYRIGKVVNQSGVTFIGES, encoded by the coding sequence ATGTCAAATGCATACAAATCGGCGGGAGTAGACATTGAAGCAGGATACGAAGCTGTCTCTCGCATGAAAAAACATGTACAGAAAACGATGCGGCCGCAAGTACTGAGCGGACTTGGCGGATTCGGCGGAATGTTTGATTTATCCCAGCTAAACTTACGTGAACCGGTACTTGTTTCAGGTACAGATGGAGTAGGAACGAAGCTTTTACTTGCGATGATGTTGGATCAGCATGAGAGTATCGGCATCGACTGTGTTGCTATGTGTGTGAACGATATTATCGTACAAGGTGCAGAACCTCTGTATTTTTTAGACTACATTGCCTGCGGGAAAGCAGCACCTGAAAAAATTGAAAGTATCGTAAAAGGAGTCTCGGATGGTTGTGGCCAAGCAGGATGCGCATTAATCGGCGGTGAAACAGCAGAAATGCCCGGACTATACAATGAAGAAGAGTATGACTTAGCAGGTTTTACAGTAGGTGCATGTGAGAAAAAAGATTTGATTACTGGTAAAAACATTCAAGCAGGCGATTGCATGATCGGACTGGCTTCAAGCGGCATTCACAGTAACGGTTATTCACTAGTGCGCAAAATTTTGTTAGAAGATGCAGAACTGGACCTCTCTGAATTCATGCCTGAACTCGGCTGTAAATTGGGAGAAGAACTCTTAAAGCCTACGAAGATTTACGTAAAGTCAATTTTAGCTGCATTGAAAGAGTTTGAAATTAAAGGAATGGCCCATATCACGGGTGGCGGATTCATTGAAAACCTCCCTAGAATGATGCCAGGAGATTTAGGAGTGGAAATCCAGTCTGGTTCTTGGGAAATCCATCCTATATTCCGTCTAATAGAAGAGACTGGGAATATCCCTCGAGAGGATATGTACAATATTTTTAATATGGGGATTGGAATGGCGCTTGCAGTGAATGAGGCATCAGCCGATGAACTCGTTGCTTTTTTTGAAAGGCATGGCGAACAAGCCTATCGAATCGGGAAAGTTGTCAATCAATCCGGTGTCACGTTCATAGGTGAATCATGA
- the purN gene encoding phosphoribosylglycinamide formyltransferase — MKRIAVFASGSGSNFQAIVDAVNAGTLDADIRLLVCDQPSAAVLQRAQKAMIDSCCLSPKDFADKTAFEKEIVQQLRLRGIEFIVLAGYMRLIGSPILQEYPASIVNIHPSLLPAFPGKDAIGQAMNAGVQVTGLTIHYVDAGMDTGPIIAQTKVQIHANDSIVDVQKRIQQAEHICYPKVLQELFTKETTNAAP, encoded by the coding sequence ATGAAAAGAATTGCCGTATTCGCTTCAGGGAGCGGCAGCAACTTCCAAGCAATAGTGGATGCAGTTAACGCTGGCACGCTGGATGCCGATATCCGATTGTTAGTTTGTGATCAACCATCTGCGGCTGTTTTGCAAAGAGCTCAAAAAGCAATGATTGACAGCTGTTGCCTGTCTCCTAAAGATTTCGCTGACAAAACAGCATTTGAAAAGGAAATTGTGCAGCAGCTCAGATTACGAGGCATTGAATTCATTGTGCTGGCTGGATATATGCGACTGATTGGATCTCCAATTCTGCAGGAATATCCAGCGTCAATTGTTAATATCCATCCATCCTTATTGCCGGCTTTTCCAGGGAAAGATGCTATCGGGCAAGCAATGAATGCCGGTGTTCAAGTAACTGGTTTGACTATACATTATGTCGATGCAGGTATGGATACAGGTCCAATTATTGCTCAAACCAAAGTTCAGATACATGCAAATGATTCAATAGTTGATGTACAAAAACGAATTCAACAAGCAGAGCATATCTGCTACCCCAAAGTACTCCAGGAGCTGTTCACCAAGGAAACAACGAATGCTGCTCCGTAA
- the purH gene encoding bifunctional phosphoribosylaminoimidazolecarboxamide formyltransferase/IMP cyclohydrolase has translation MKRALLSVSDKTGIVEFAKGLREAGYELVSTGGTKKTLAEKGIEVIGIEEITKFPEIMDGRVKTLHPNVHGGLLAKRNDDAHLAQLAEHHIQPIDLVCVNLYPFQHTISKPDVTPDEAIENIDIGGPTMLRSAAKNHEFVTVVVDPSDYDILLAQLSENGEVSGQKKRQLAAKVFRHTAAYDAAISEYMTKLAEEENPESVTLTYNLKQSLRYGENPHQRASFYQKPLGSTFSVAYATQLHGKELSYNNINDADAALLIVRDFDQPAAVAVKHMNPCGVGVGETLAEAFRKAYEADSTSIFGGIIALNREVDAETAALLKEIFLEIIIAPSFTKDALEVLTAKKNIRLLTVDFEGELKKEKKTTSIQGGLLIQDLDTDGFDQAALSIPTKREPSEKEWAALKLGWKVVKHVKSNAIVVSGEQMTYGIGAGQMNRVGAANIALAQAGEKAAGAALASDAFFPMDDTVEAAAKAGITAIIQPGGSVRDEDSIKKADEYDIAMVFTGFRHFKH, from the coding sequence ATGAAACGTGCATTGCTTAGTGTGTCAGATAAAACAGGGATTGTTGAGTTTGCGAAAGGCTTAAGAGAGGCAGGTTATGAACTTGTATCTACTGGAGGGACAAAGAAAACGCTGGCTGAAAAAGGAATAGAAGTGATTGGGATTGAGGAAATCACGAAATTCCCTGAAATTATGGACGGCAGAGTGAAAACACTGCATCCGAATGTTCATGGCGGATTATTAGCCAAAAGAAATGATGACGCACACCTCGCACAATTAGCAGAGCATCATATTCAGCCGATCGATTTAGTTTGCGTCAATTTATATCCATTTCAGCATACCATTTCAAAACCTGACGTCACTCCTGATGAAGCGATTGAAAACATCGACATTGGCGGCCCGACAATGCTGCGTTCTGCTGCAAAAAACCACGAATTCGTAACAGTCGTTGTAGATCCGTCAGATTATGACATCTTACTCGCTCAGCTTTCAGAAAACGGTGAAGTTTCTGGGCAGAAAAAACGCCAGCTTGCGGCAAAGGTATTCCGTCATACAGCTGCCTACGATGCAGCTATTTCTGAGTATATGACAAAACTTGCAGAAGAAGAAAACCCTGAAAGCGTAACGCTGACTTATAACTTAAAACAATCACTTCGATACGGAGAAAACCCTCATCAACGAGCTTCATTTTACCAGAAACCGTTAGGCTCAACATTTTCTGTAGCCTATGCTACTCAGTTACATGGCAAAGAGCTATCTTACAACAATATTAATGATGCAGACGCAGCACTGCTCATCGTCCGTGACTTTGATCAGCCCGCGGCAGTTGCAGTGAAGCATATGAATCCATGCGGGGTGGGAGTCGGTGAAACACTTGCTGAAGCATTCAGAAAGGCTTACGAAGCAGACTCGACATCGATTTTCGGCGGAATCATCGCATTGAATCGTGAAGTAGATGCAGAAACAGCAGCACTGCTAAAAGAAATTTTTTTAGAAATCATCATTGCACCATCATTTACGAAGGATGCATTAGAAGTTTTAACGGCTAAGAAGAATATTCGCCTGCTGACTGTCGATTTTGAAGGAGAACTGAAAAAAGAGAAAAAGACTACTTCGATCCAAGGCGGATTACTGATTCAGGATTTAGATACAGATGGTTTCGATCAGGCAGCACTCTCAATTCCTACTAAACGCGAGCCTTCTGAAAAAGAATGGGCGGCATTGAAATTAGGGTGGAAAGTTGTGAAACACGTGAAGTCTAATGCGATTGTCGTTAGCGGGGAACAGATGACCTATGGGATTGGCGCAGGACAGATGAACCGCGTCGGTGCAGCAAACATCGCGCTCGCGCAAGCAGGTGAGAAGGCAGCTGGTGCTGCACTTGCATCCGATGCATTTTTCCCGATGGATGATACAGTCGAAGCTGCAGCGAAAGCTGGGATTACTGCGATTATTCAGCCAGGCGGATCTGTCCGTGATGAGGATTCGATTAAAAAAGCCGATGAATACGATATCGCAATGGTATTTACAGGCTTCCGACACTTTAAACACTAA
- the purF gene encoding amidophosphoribosyltransferase, whose amino-acid sequence MLAELKGLNEECGLFGIWGHPDAAQVTYYGLHSLQHRGQEGTGMVLAKDGKLFSEKGEGLVTEVLTAEKMQTLSGNAAIGHVRYTTAGGGGYENVQPLLFNFQNESMAMAHNGNILNADQLKSQLEAQGSIFHSTSDTEVLAHLIRKGGSSELKERIKTGLNTLQGAYAYLIMTESELFVAMDPNGLRPLSLGLLGDAYVVASETCALDIVGADFLRDIEPGELLIINDEGITSERFAACKQRSMCTMEYVYFSRPDSNIDSINVHTARKNLGKQLAVEKLIEADVVTGVPDSGNSAAIGYAEASGIPYEMGLLKNRYVGRTFIQPSQSLREQGVKMKLSPVRGVVEGKRVVMVDDSIVRGTTSKRIVQMLKEAGATEVHVLISSPPIKNPCFYGIDTSDKDELIAAKKSVEEIRELIGADSLTFLSVEGTVEAIGRPFEGENRGQCLACFNGKYPTEIYSDQEIDFIKC is encoded by the coding sequence ATGCTTGCTGAACTAAAGGGATTAAATGAGGAGTGTGGCTTGTTTGGCATCTGGGGACACCCGGATGCTGCGCAAGTAACCTATTACGGATTGCACAGCCTGCAGCATCGGGGGCAAGAAGGAACAGGGATGGTTTTAGCGAAAGACGGAAAGCTGTTCAGTGAAAAAGGTGAAGGATTAGTAACGGAAGTCCTCACTGCAGAGAAAATGCAGACGTTGTCTGGAAATGCAGCAATTGGCCACGTCCGCTATACAACGGCGGGCGGAGGAGGGTACGAAAACGTCCAGCCACTGTTATTTAACTTTCAAAATGAATCAATGGCGATGGCTCACAATGGAAACATCTTGAATGCGGATCAGTTGAAATCGCAGCTGGAAGCACAAGGCAGTATTTTTCATAGTACATCAGATACCGAAGTTCTCGCACATTTGATTCGAAAAGGCGGTTCTTCAGAGTTGAAAGAACGTATCAAAACTGGACTGAACACACTGCAAGGTGCTTATGCGTACTTAATCATGACGGAATCTGAACTGTTCGTTGCAATGGATCCGAACGGACTCAGACCTTTATCCCTTGGGCTGCTTGGTGACGCTTATGTTGTTGCATCCGAAACGTGTGCGCTGGATATTGTAGGAGCGGATTTTCTCCGGGATATTGAACCAGGAGAACTGCTGATTATTAATGATGAGGGAATCACGAGTGAACGGTTCGCCGCTTGCAAACAACGTTCCATGTGTACGATGGAGTATGTATACTTTTCTCGTCCTGATAGCAACATTGATAGCATTAATGTTCATACAGCACGCAAAAATCTTGGCAAGCAGCTCGCTGTTGAAAAATTAATTGAAGCGGATGTTGTGACAGGTGTTCCTGACTCCGGCAATTCCGCAGCAATCGGATATGCGGAAGCAAGCGGCATACCATACGAAATGGGCTTACTGAAAAATCGTTATGTCGGACGGACATTCATTCAGCCTTCTCAATCGTTAAGAGAACAAGGTGTGAAAATGAAACTGTCTCCTGTTCGCGGGGTTGTTGAAGGAAAAAGAGTTGTCATGGTGGACGATTCGATTGTCCGCGGCACGACCAGCAAGAGGATCGTGCAAATGTTGAAAGAGGCGGGCGCGACAGAAGTCCATGTCCTCATCAGCTCGCCACCTATTAAAAATCCATGTTTTTACGGGATTGACACTTCCGATAAAGATGAGTTGATTGCCGCTAAAAAATCTGTTGAAGAAATCCGTGAACTTATTGGAGCGGACTCTCTCACATTTTTAAGTGTTGAGGGCACAGTCGAAGCGATAGGAAGACCGTTTGAAGGGGAAAACCGAGGGCAGTGTCTCGCGTGCTTTAACGGAAAGTATCCTACTGAAATCTATTCCGATCAAGAAATAGATTTCATAAAATGCTGA